In the genome of Oxalobacter aliiformigenes, one region contains:
- the rplX gene encoding 50S ribosomal protein L24 translates to MNKIRKGDEVIVLVGKDKGKRGTVQQCVNDRVVVAGVNVAKKTTKPNPMTGATGGIVDKLMPIHISNVALFNAKTGKADRVGFKEVDGKKVRIFKSNGEVVEAK, encoded by the coding sequence ATGAACAAAATACGTAAAGGCGATGAAGTGATTGTTCTGGTCGGAAAAGACAAGGGCAAACGCGGTACTGTTCAGCAATGTGTTAATGATCGTGTTGTTGTTGCTGGTGTGAATGTCGCCAAGAAAACGACCAAGCCAAATCCGATGACGGGTGCTACGGGGGGCATTGTTGACAAGCTGATGCCGATCCATATTTCCAATGTCGCTCTGTTCAATGCAAAGACGGGGAAGGCGGATCGTGTGGGTTTTAAAGAGGTGGATGGAAAAAAAGTCCGTATCTTTAAATCGAATGGTGAAGTTGTCGAGGCTAAATAA
- the rpmD gene encoding 50S ribosomal protein L30 has translation MSNQITVKLVKSLIGTRKSHRDTVRGLGLRRLNSVSTLQDTPAVRGMIKKVSYLVQVVA, from the coding sequence ATGTCTAATCAAATCACAGTGAAATTGGTAAAAAGCCTGATCGGGACCCGGAAATCACATCGTGATACGGTTCGCGGTCTTGGACTTCGCCGATTGAATTCCGTATCCACTTTGCAGGATACCCCTGCAGTTCGTGGAATGATTAAAAAAGTATCATATCTCGTTCAAGTAGTTGCTTGA
- the rplN gene encoding 50S ribosomal protein L14 — translation MIQTESRLKVADNTGAREVLCIKVLGGSKRRYAQVGDIIKVTVKSAAPRGRVKKGEIYNAVVVRTAKGVRRQDGSLIKFDEGAAVLLNNKLEPIGTRIFGPVTRELRTERFMKIVSLAPEVL, via the coding sequence ATGATTCAGACTGAAAGTCGTTTAAAAGTGGCCGACAATACAGGTGCCAGAGAGGTCCTTTGTATCAAGGTGCTTGGCGGGTCCAAGCGTCGTTATGCTCAGGTCGGTGACATCATTAAGGTAACGGTCAAGAGTGCTGCTCCTCGCGGAAGGGTCAAAAAAGGCGAAATCTACAATGCTGTTGTCGTTCGTACGGCAAAAGGTGTGCGTCGTCAGGATGGCTCGTTGATCAAGTTTGATGAAGGTGCCGCTGTTTTGCTCAACAACAAGCTTGAACCGATCGGGACCCGTATTTTTGGGCCGGTAACTCGTGAATTGCGTACTGAAAGATTTATGAAAATCGTTTCACTTGCGCCGGAAGTATTGTAA
- the rplE gene encoding 50S ribosomal protein L5 has protein sequence MARLQELYKEKIVADLMAKFSYKSTMEVPRITKITLNMGLSEAVADKKVIDHATADLAKIAGQKPVVTKARKSIAGFKIREGYPIGCMVTLRGARMYEFLDRLVTVALPRVRDFRGINGRSFDGRGNYNLGIKEQIIFPEIEYDKIDALRGLNISITTTAKTDEESKALLSAFKFPFRN, from the coding sequence ATGGCGCGTCTACAGGAATTATATAAGGAAAAAATCGTCGCTGATTTGATGGCTAAGTTTTCCTACAAATCTACGATGGAAGTTCCGCGTATTACTAAAATTACTCTGAATATGGGGTTGTCGGAAGCGGTTGCGGACAAGAAGGTGATTGATCATGCAACGGCCGATTTGGCGAAAATCGCAGGTCAAAAACCGGTTGTGACCAAGGCGCGCAAGTCCATTGCAGGGTTCAAGATTCGCGAAGGTTATCCTATTGGCTGTATGGTTACCTTGCGTGGTGCAAGAATGTATGAATTTCTTGATCGGCTGGTTACGGTTGCGTTGCCTCGTGTGCGTGATTTTCGCGGTATCAATGGCCGTTCTTTCGATGGGCGGGGAAATTACAATCTCGGAATCAAGGAGCAAATCATATTTCCCGAGATTGAATATGACAAGATTGATGCTTTGCGGGGATTGAATATCAGCATCACCACAACCGCTAAAACCGATGAGGAGTCCAAAGCACTTCTTTCCGCATTTAAATTTCCGTTTAGAAATTGA
- the rpsH gene encoding 30S ribosomal protein S8 produces the protein MSMSDPIADMLTRIRNAQQVKKSSVAMPSSKVKVAIATVLKDEGYIDSFDVSEEAGKAQLNIALKYYVGRPVIERLERVSRPGLRIYKGRDELPSVMNGLGVAIVSTPKGVMTDRKARATGVGGEVLCYVA, from the coding sequence ATGAGTATGAGCGATCCTATCGCAGATATGCTGACTCGCATCCGTAATGCGCAGCAAGTTAAGAAAAGTTCTGTCGCTATGCCCTCTTCCAAGGTCAAGGTAGCCATTGCTACAGTCCTGAAGGATGAAGGTTATATCGATTCTTTCGATGTCAGTGAAGAAGCTGGCAAGGCGCAGCTGAATATCGCGCTGAAGTATTATGTTGGTCGTCCGGTTATCGAAAGACTGGAACGGGTTTCGCGTCCGGGTCTTCGTATCTATAAAGGACGTGATGAATTGCCTAGCGTAATGAATGGCTTGGGTGTAGCTATCGTTTCTACGCCAAAGGGTGTCATGACAGACCGTAAAGCGAGGGCTACGGGAGTCGGTGGCGAAGTTCTTTGCTATGTTGCCTGA
- the rpsM gene encoding 30S ribosomal protein S13: MARIAGVNIPNHQHIVIGLTAIYGIGRPRAQDICAIAGVAPTKKVKDLDDSELEKLRAEIDKFVIEGDLRREVSMSIKRLMDLGCYRGLRHRRGLPVRGQRTRTNARTRKGPRKAAQSLKK, translated from the coding sequence ATGGCACGTATTGCAGGGGTTAATATTCCCAACCATCAACACATTGTCATTGGCCTGACGGCTATTTATGGTATTGGACGTCCGCGCGCACAGGATATCTGTGCCATAGCCGGCGTCGCTCCAACCAAAAAGGTCAAGGATCTGGATGACAGCGAACTTGAAAAACTGCGCGCTGAAATCGACAAATTCGTCATTGAAGGCGATTTGCGTCGCGAAGTTTCCATGAGCATCAAGCGGTTGATGGATCTGGGTTGTTATCGTGGTTTGCGTCATCGCAGAGGGTTGCCTGTGAGAGGTCAACGTACACGCACAAACGCGCGAACCAGAAAAGGTCCACGTAAGGCCGCTCAATCATTGAAGAAATAA
- the rpsE gene encoding 30S ribosomal protein S5 → MAKMQQKTQGDRPDDGLREKMIAINRVTKVVKGGRIMGFAALTVVGDGDGRVGMGKGKSKEVPIAVQKAMEEARRNMIKVTLKDGTLQHTAIGKHGASKVMLNPAKQGTGVIAGGAMRAIFDVMGVTNVVAKSFGSTNPYNMVRATLNALASMNTPADIAAKRGKSVEEIVG, encoded by the coding sequence ATGGCAAAAATGCAACAAAAGACACAAGGTGATCGACCGGATGACGGATTGCGTGAAAAGATGATCGCAATCAATCGTGTGACCAAAGTTGTCAAGGGCGGTCGTATTATGGGCTTTGCCGCTCTGACGGTTGTCGGTGACGGTGACGGTCGCGTTGGTATGGGCAAGGGCAAGTCGAAAGAAGTGCCTATCGCTGTCCAGAAAGCAATGGAAGAAGCCCGTCGTAACATGATCAAAGTGACATTGAAAGATGGAACCTTGCAGCATACGGCTATCGGAAAACATGGTGCTTCCAAGGTAATGCTGAATCCGGCAAAACAAGGTACCGGCGTTATTGCCGGCGGTGCTATGCGTGCCATTTTTGATGTCATGGGTGTTACCAACGTCGTGGCCAAGTCTTTCGGTTCGACTAATCCATACAATATGGTCAGAGCGACTTTGAATGCGCTTGCTTCGATGAATACTCCTGCCGATATTGCGGCAAAACGCGGCAAGTCTGTAGAAGAAATTGTTGGATAA
- the rpmC gene encoding 50S ribosomal protein L29 translates to MKASELRSKDQAELKTELNDLLKAQFGLRMQLATQQLTNTSQLKKVRRDIARVKTVMNSKGKA, encoded by the coding sequence ATGAAAGCATCCGAACTGCGTTCCAAGGACCAGGCTGAACTGAAAACTGAACTGAATGATCTTTTGAAGGCTCAGTTTGGTCTGCGTATGCAATTGGCAACTCAGCAATTGACCAATACTTCTCAGCTGAAGAAAGTGAGAAGGGATATTGCTCGGGTAAAGACTGTCATGAATTCTAAGGGTAAAGCATAA
- the secY gene encoding preprotein translocase subunit SecY — protein MATSSNSAKNATAGFPWKRLLFLLGALVVFRIGAHIPVPGIDSEQLALLFRQNQGGILGMFNMFSGGALSRFTVFALGIMPYISASIIMQMLGIVSPQIDALKKEGEAGRRKMTQYTRYGTLVLAAFQGLGIAVALESQPGLVIEPGLAFRFTAVVTLVTGTMFLMWLGEQITERGLGNGISMLIFAGIAAGLPNAIGGLVELVRTGSMNTLTALIICVIVAVVTFLVVFIESGQRRILVNYAKRQIGNKIYGGQSSFLPLKVNMAGVIPPIFASSIILFPATIAGWFATGAETDNVFIRFLKDLSASLAPGEPVHAILYAAAIIFFCFFYTALVFNSRETADNLKKSGAFIPGIRPGEQTARYIDKILMRLTLAGAIYVTLICLLPEFLVARWQVPFYFGGTSLLIIVVVTMDFMAQIQNYIMSQQYDSLLRKANFKSNSLPR, from the coding sequence TTGGCAACGTCATCTAATTCAGCAAAAAACGCTACCGCCGGTTTTCCCTGGAAACGGTTGCTGTTTTTGCTTGGGGCATTGGTTGTATTCCGTATTGGTGCGCATATTCCTGTTCCGGGTATTGATTCTGAACAGCTTGCATTGCTGTTCAGACAAAATCAGGGCGGTATTCTTGGCATGTTCAACATGTTTTCAGGGGGCGCGCTTTCGCGGTTTACGGTTTTTGCACTGGGCATCATGCCGTATATTTCAGCTTCCATTATCATGCAAATGCTCGGAATTGTGTCTCCACAAATCGATGCATTGAAAAAGGAAGGTGAGGCTGGAAGACGGAAGATGACGCAGTATACGCGTTATGGAACGTTGGTGCTTGCCGCTTTTCAGGGACTGGGTATCGCTGTTGCACTTGAGTCGCAGCCCGGTTTGGTTATCGAGCCAGGATTGGCATTCCGGTTTACAGCAGTTGTAACACTGGTGACCGGTACCATGTTTTTGATGTGGCTTGGTGAGCAGATAACGGAAAGAGGTTTGGGCAATGGTATTTCCATGCTCATTTTTGCTGGTATTGCCGCCGGATTGCCCAATGCAATTGGAGGCCTTGTCGAGCTGGTCCGTACCGGTTCGATGAATACACTGACTGCCTTGATTATTTGTGTAATCGTTGCTGTCGTTACTTTTCTCGTGGTGTTTATCGAAAGTGGTCAGCGCAGGATTCTTGTCAACTACGCCAAGCGTCAGATCGGAAACAAAATATATGGAGGGCAAAGCAGCTTTTTGCCTTTGAAGGTCAATATGGCTGGAGTCATTCCTCCGATCTTTGCTTCCTCGATTATCCTGTTCCCGGCAACGATTGCTGGATGGTTTGCAACAGGAGCGGAAACAGACAATGTTTTCATTCGTTTCCTGAAAGATTTGTCTGCATCCTTGGCTCCAGGCGAACCGGTGCATGCAATATTGTATGCTGCCGCAATTATATTTTTCTGTTTTTTCTATACTGCACTTGTTTTTAACAGTCGCGAAACGGCAGATAATCTGAAAAAAAGCGGCGCTTTTATTCCAGGAATTCGCCCAGGCGAACAGACAGCGAGATATATCGATAAAATTTTGATGAGATTGACACTTGCCGGTGCAATTTATGTTACATTAATCTGTTTGTTGCCGGAGTTTCTGGTAGCACGCTGGCAGGTTCCGTTTTACTTCGGCGGTACTTCCTTGCTGATTATCGTTGTCGTGACGATGGACTTTATGGCGCAAATCCAGAATTACATCATGTCGCAACAATATGATTCCCTGTTGAGGAAGGCAAATTTCAAGAGCAACAGTTTACCTCGTTAA
- the rpmJ gene encoding 50S ribosomal protein L36, producing the protein MKVQASVKRICRNCKIIKRKGVVRVICTEARHKQRQG; encoded by the coding sequence ATGAAGGTTCAGGCATCAGTCAAGCGGATTTGCCGCAATTGCAAAATTATCAAGAGAAAGGGCGTGGTCCGTGTTATTTGCACTGAAGCACGTCATAAACAAAGACAAGGTTAA
- the rplF gene encoding 50S ribosomal protein L6 gives MSRVGKMQVVIPEGTTATIANNEITVKGPLGSMSRILSDLVTVKQEDKSLKVEAANDSREAVAMWGTTRALLNNMVLGVSKGFEKRLNLVGVGFRAQAQGDKLNMSLGFSHPVVHVMPAGVKCETPSQTEIVIKGIDKHLVGQVAADVRAYRKPEPYKSKGVRYADEVVKIKETKKK, from the coding sequence ATGTCTAGAGTTGGAAAAATGCAGGTTGTTATTCCTGAAGGCACAACTGCAACAATCGCGAATAATGAAATTACTGTAAAGGGCCCCTTGGGTTCAATGAGCAGGATTTTGAGTGATTTGGTGACTGTCAAGCAGGAAGACAAATCGCTTAAGGTTGAAGCGGCAAACGACAGTCGTGAAGCGGTGGCAATGTGGGGAACTACACGCGCACTGCTGAATAATATGGTTCTTGGCGTCAGCAAGGGGTTTGAAAAACGTCTCAATCTGGTCGGCGTCGGTTTTCGTGCGCAGGCTCAGGGCGACAAACTGAACATGTCTCTTGGTTTTTCTCATCCTGTTGTTCATGTGATGCCTGCCGGTGTCAAGTGTGAAACACCATCGCAGACTGAAATCGTAATCAAGGGAATTGACAAGCACTTGGTTGGGCAAGTCGCAGCTGATGTTCGTGCATATCGCAAACCTGAACCATACAAGAGCAAGGGTGTTCGTTATGCAGACGAAGTCGTTAAGATCAAAGAAACTAAGAAGAAGTAA
- the rpsN gene encoding 30S ribosomal protein S14, which translates to MAKLALINRELKRAALVKKYAGKRAELKAIIDDQSKTEEERFEARLKLQSLPRNANPTRQRNRCALTGRPRGTYRKFGLGRTKLREFAMSGEIPGITKASW; encoded by the coding sequence ATGGCAAAACTGGCATTAATAAACCGTGAATTGAAACGCGCAGCGCTTGTTAAGAAATATGCAGGCAAACGCGCCGAATTGAAAGCTATTATTGACGATCAAAGCAAGACTGAAGAAGAACGCTTTGAAGCTCGTCTCAAGTTGCAGTCGTTGCCTCGCAACGCAAATCCGACGCGTCAGCGTAATCGTTGCGCTTTGACAGGAAGGCCGCGCGGCACGTATCGCAAGTTCGGCTTGGGTCGCACCAAGCTAAGAGAATTCGCTATGAGTGGCGAAATTCCTGGAATCACCAAAGCTAGCTGGTAG
- the rplP gene encoding 50S ribosomal protein L16 has product MLQPSRRKYRKEQKGRNTGISHERGTKVSFGDFGLKAVGRGRITARQIEAARRAMTRHIKRGGRIWIRVFPDKPISEKPAEVRMGSGKGNPEYYVAEIRPGKVLYEMDGVDEALAREAFRLAAAKLPLPTVFVVRQLGQ; this is encoded by the coding sequence ATGTTGCAACCATCTCGTAGAAAGTATAGAAAAGAGCAGAAAGGGCGCAATACCGGTATTTCTCATGAAAGAGGTACAAAGGTATCGTTTGGCGACTTTGGCCTGAAGGCAGTAGGAAGAGGCCGTATTACGGCTCGTCAGATTGAAGCTGCTCGCCGTGCAATGACCCGCCACATCAAAAGAGGTGGCCGTATCTGGATCCGTGTGTTTCCGGACAAACCGATTTCTGAAAAACCGGCTGAAGTCCGTATGGGTAGCGGCAAGGGCAATCCGGAATACTATGTTGCCGAAATCAGACCCGGCAAGGTTCTTTATGAAATGGATGGAGTCGATGAAGCGCTTGCTCGTGAAGCGTTTCGTCTGGCTGCCGCCAAATTGCCATTGCCGACGGTATTTGTTGTCCGTCAGCTTGGCCAGTAA
- the rpsQ gene encoding 30S ribosomal protein S17 has product MNDQEKSALKRTLIGKVVSDKMDKTASVLVERRMKHPIYGKVVRRTKKYLVHDANNQARIGDTVEIQEGRPISKNKSWVLTKVIQVAQII; this is encoded by the coding sequence ATGAACGATCAGGAAAAGTCTGCGTTAAAACGTACACTGATTGGTAAGGTTGTATCAGACAAGATGGATAAAACTGCTTCTGTTTTGGTTGAACGACGGATGAAGCATCCAATTTATGGGAAGGTTGTCCGTCGTACTAAGAAGTATCTTGTGCATGATGCAAATAATCAGGCAAGAATTGGCGATACCGTTGAAATTCAGGAAGGCCGTCCAATTTCTAAGAACAAATCTTGGGTTCTCACCAAAGTTATTCAGGTTGCACAAATTATATAA
- the infA gene encoding translation initiation factor IF-1, with amino-acid sequence MAKDDVIQMQGEIVDNLPNATFRVKLENGHMVLGHISGKMRMNYIRILPGDKVTVELTPYDLSRARIVFRTK; translated from the coding sequence ATGGCTAAAGATGACGTTATCCAGATGCAGGGTGAGATCGTAGATAACTTGCCCAATGCGACTTTTCGCGTGAAACTGGAAAATGGACATATGGTTCTCGGGCACATTTCGGGAAAAATGCGTATGAATTACATCCGTATTCTTCCGGGCGACAAGGTAACGGTCGAGTTGACTCCTTACGATTTAAGTAGGGCTCGCATTGTTTTCAGAACAAAATAA
- the rplR gene encoding 50S ribosomal protein L18, translated as MNKKQSRLRRGRQTRAKIAVLRATRLSVHRTNLHIYANIIGPDARILASSSTLEADVRQELAGKNGGNVAAASLVGKRVAEKALQAGITEVAFDRSGFRYHGRVKALAEAAREAGLKF; from the coding sequence ATGAACAAGAAACAATCACGTTTGCGCCGCGGACGTCAGACTCGAGCCAAAATTGCTGTTTTGAGAGCAACTCGTTTGTCGGTGCATCGTACCAATTTGCATATTTATGCAAATATCATTGGACCGGATGCTCGGATTCTGGCTTCTTCTTCGACACTGGAAGCCGATGTCCGCCAGGAACTGGCAGGAAAAAATGGTGGCAATGTGGCAGCAGCGTCGCTGGTCGGCAAAAGAGTGGCCGAAAAAGCATTGCAGGCTGGAATTACAGAGGTCGCTTTTGATCGTTCCGGTTTTCGTTATCACGGCCGTGTCAAAGCATTGGCTGAAGCTGCTCGTGAAGCAGGTCTGAAGTTCTAA
- the rplO gene encoding 50S ribosomal protein L15, producing MNLNNLQPAFGSKQAKRRVGRGIGSGLGKTAGRGHKGQKSRAGGFHRIGFEGGQMPLQRRLPKRGFKSPSALTRAEVRLSDLDKLGVDDIDLLVLKQAGLVSGLVKNVRIILSGEINRSVNVNGLVVTKGARAAIESKGGKVA from the coding sequence ATGAACTTAAATAATTTGCAACCTGCTTTTGGCTCAAAACAGGCAAAACGTAGAGTTGGACGCGGTATCGGTAGTGGCTTGGGCAAGACTGCTGGTCGTGGTCACAAGGGCCAGAAGTCGAGAGCCGGCGGTTTTCATAGAATCGGTTTCGAAGGCGGTCAGATGCCTTTGCAGCGCCGGTTGCCGAAACGTGGTTTCAAATCGCCATCTGCATTGACACGTGCCGAAGTGCGTTTGTCTGATCTTGATAAGCTCGGCGTGGATGATATTGACTTGCTGGTTTTGAAACAGGCAGGCCTGGTTTCCGGTCTGGTAAAGAATGTCAGAATCATTCTTTCCGGTGAAATCAATCGCAGCGTGAATGTGAATGGACTTGTTGTGACCAAAGGTGCCAGGGCTGCTATTGAAAGCAAAGGCGGAAAAGTCGCTTAA